The nucleotide sequence TGTTCATCGCCGAAGAATAACCCATCAGTTTCGATTGCTCATTTTTATCAAAAAAGTAAGCGATCAATCCGGTCGACAAGGGCATAATCAGCCCTACTCCTATCCCTAAAAGGCCTCTGAATACCAAAAGCAAATAAATATTGTTTACAAAGCCTGCCCCACATCCACCGATAATATAAAGAAACAGACCGCTGATGGCGATTGTTTTTGATGACAGCCTGCTCGATATTAAACTAAAAAGCAGTGATGTAAAAATAATAAATAGTGCAGGCAAGGTTATAATCAGTTTAACCAGAAGAGGATCTGCTTTACTGAAATAGTTTGCTATAGCACCTAATGCGGGTGCCACAGCAGCGCCTGACATTACCGTAACCAATGACAGCGATAGTATAGTAATTTTAAGTTTTCTCATCTTATTTCCCCTGCGTTACTTTTAACGCGTTATGTGACATTACCGTGAGCTTTTGAATGATAGAATCTCTTTCCGCTTCATTCATGCCTTCGGCAATAATATCCGTCCAGTTCTTAAGTACTTTAAGAATGATCGGTTGTATTTCAATCCCTTTCTTTGTCAGCCGAATATTATAGGATCGTTTATCGATCTGGCTTTTCTCTCTAATGATATACCCTTTGGTTTCAAGGTTTTTCATTACTCTAGTTGTAAGCGCATCATCGATGATGATCATGTCAGACAAACACTTTTGATTGATCCCATCGTCTTCAACGCCAAGATTGACCAGATAGATATACTCCGAAGAACTTAAGCCATAGGGCTTTAATTCTCTGTTAAGGTAAATCTGTGCCTGCCTGTGAAGAATGGAAATCCACTTACCAATGCTCTTTACTTTCTCCTGATTTTCCAAGGATACTCACCTCAATTTACTTGATATATCAAGTAAATCATAAGATAATTGACAAGTCAAGTATCTATAGAAAAAAACCTCTCACACTAAGGTTCCCGAGTAGGGGTTTGATTTTTCATTTACATCCATACTATGCCGGACTTGAAATCCACAGTGAGGTTATCCTCCTGGACGGGGACTTTTTCAATCAGTCGATAGATGAAAGGTTCGTTATATTCGGTCAGGGAGGTTGGCTACTCCCGCAGGAAGATGTCTATGTAGGCGATTCGTTTTATCAATTCATTCCATCAGGCGCTTTCTACTAGGGCCTGTTCACACTAATTGATAATCCATGTTAAA is from Marispirochaeta sp. and encodes:
- a CDS encoding MarR family transcriptional regulator gives rise to the protein MENQEKVKSIGKWISILHRQAQIYLNRELKPYGLSSSEYIYLVNLGVEDDGINQKCLSDMIIIDDALTTRVMKNLETKGYIIREKSQIDKRSYNIRLTKKGIEIQPIILKVLKNWTDIIAEGMNEAERDSIIQKLTVMSHNALKVTQGK